The genomic window GGGTGTAGATGACGATGGGCATGCGACGGTGCCCGCCCAGCCGCCAGGCCGGTGGGAAGAAGACCCGGCCGCTCTGGTGGATGGACGCGGTGCGCTGCACGCCCCGGTCGTCCAGGAGGGGGCGGCCCAGGTCGCCGTAGAGGGGTTTGCGGGCCGAGTAGCTGAGCAGGGAGGAGTGGACGACCCAGTCCGGCATCCTGGGGCCCGCCCATTGTTCGACGAACTGGGCGCAGGCGATGAAGGTGCCCCAGCAGGCCGGGTCGCCCGGGCGGGTGGGAAGGAGGGTCGGGGACGGCTGGGCGCCCAGGGGACTGGCAAGGATGGCCAGGGCTGCGCCCATGGCCCGGAAGAGGCGTTTCATCTGCGGAAGGCTCCGTTGGATAGGGTTTTGAATGGGCGCTGCGGGGACCGGACCCATGGGGGCCCGGCCACGATTGTTACCACCCGGATCCCGGGCTGTCGATCCCCAAGTTGCGAATAATTGCACTTATCATTCATTTCGTCCGGGAGGGCCCTTGCCGGAAAAATACGCGTGAGGGTCAACCCAAACAGGAGTAGGCTTCCTCAAACTTCCGGAGGTGCCCATGCGCCGCGCCCATCTCTCCCTCGCCCTGGCCGCCCTCCCCATGCTGGCCGGCCAGCCTCTCGTCTACCAGGACGGGACCACCCGTCTCGCCGGCTACCTGGCCACGCCCGCCGCCGGGAAGGGGAAGGCGCCCGGCATCGTCATCGTCCACCAGTGGATGGGTCCTACGGACCACGAGCGCCGCACCGCCGACGAGCTGGCGAAGCTGGGCTACGTGGCCCTGGCGGCCGACATCTACGGGGAGGGGGTCACGCCCAGGGACACCAAGGAGGCCGGGGCCCTGGCCGGCAAGTTCAAGGGGGACCGCCCCCTGTACCAGCGGCGGATCCGGGCGGCGCTCGACACGCTGAAGGCGCAGGGTTCGGTGGACCCGGGACGCCTCGCGGTCATCGGCTTCTGCTTCGGGGGAACCGGCGCCCTGGAGGCCGCCCGCGCCGGAATGCCCGTGAGGGGCGTCGTCTCGTTCCACGGGGGCCTGGACGTCCCCGCCGACCGTCCCGTGGGGCCCATCGCGGCCAAGGTCCTCGTCTGCCATGGCGCCGACGACCCCTTCGTGCCGGCCAAGGACGTGGCGGCCTTCCACGACGAGATGCGCAAGGCGAAGGCGGACTATACCTTCGTCGCCTACGGGGGAGCCGTCCATTCCTTCACCCAGAAGGAGGCCGGGGACGACCCGTCCAAGGGCGCGGCCTACCAGGAGGCTGCGGCCCGCCGGAGCTGGCAACATATGAAGGACTTTTTTGGCGAGTTGTTCGCTCGTCCTTGAAAAATTGAAAATACTATCTGGATATGCATATCGTTAATAAGCTACAAAATCCATCAAAAGGCCTTGCCATTCATTAAAAAAAATGAATCAAAGTCGATGGAATATGCGGCTTGCCGGAGAGCCCTTTCTGAGTAGACTGGCTTCACCCGATCCCCACCCACCTTCAAGGGAATTGCGATGATCCAGTTCTACTCGGCGGCAACATTAATCGTGATCGCCTTCACCCTGGCCTATTTCCGGGCCGGGCTGGCCTTCTGGACAGCCCTGGCGGGCCTGGCGCTCGCGGCGTTCCAGATCCGCGCCGGCGTCCCGCCGGCAGCATGGGCCGCCTTCGGCGCGGCGGCCCTCGTCCTGAACCTGCCCCCCTTGCGCCGGGCCCTGGTCATGCGGCCCCTCCTGGCCGTCTTCAAGGGCAAGCTGCCCCCCCTGTCCCGCACGGAGCAGGAGGCCCTGGAGGCCGGGACCGTCTGGTGGGACGGCGAGCTGTTCAGCGGCCGGCCAGCCTGGAGGAAGCTGCTGGCCCAGCCCGCCCCCGTCCTCACCGCCGAGGAGCAGGCCTTCCTGGACGGGCCGGTGGAGGAGCTCTGCGGGATGCTGGACGACTGGCGGATCGTGGAGGACCTGAAGGACCTGCCCCCCGAAGTGTGGGCCTTCCTGAAGGAGAAGGGCTTCTTCGGGATGATCATCCCGCGCCAGTACGGCGGCCTGGGCTTCTCGGCCCTGGCCCATTCCCAGGTGATCATCAAGCTGGCCGGACGCAGCGCCGCGGCGGTGGTGACGGTCATGGTGCCCAATTCCCTGGGGCCCGCGGAGCTCCTG from Geothrix sp. 21YS21S-2 includes these protein-coding regions:
- a CDS encoding dienelactone hydrolase family protein is translated as MRRAHLSLALAALPMLAGQPLVYQDGTTRLAGYLATPAAGKGKAPGIVIVHQWMGPTDHERRTADELAKLGYVALAADIYGEGVTPRDTKEAGALAGKFKGDRPLYQRRIRAALDTLKAQGSVDPGRLAVIGFCFGGTGALEAARAGMPVRGVVSFHGGLDVPADRPVGPIAAKVLVCHGADDPFVPAKDVAAFHDEMRKAKADYTFVAYGGAVHSFTQKEAGDDPSKGAAYQEAAARRSWQHMKDFFGELFARP